The sequence TCTTCTGTGGAAAGCATTCTTGACACGCGCGACGTTGTTGTCCGCAAAAAAGGATCTCTTAGCACGCACCACAGAGCTATTTTGATGCTTCTTATTATACTGCTCAACTCAAAACCTTCACAATCCAGTAATTCAGGATGTATCAGCTCATCAAGACGGTCTTCTTTGTATAACCTCCATGACTGCAAACACAAACCAGAAATCAAATAGCATATAGTtttgctttggtggctaatcaattTCAAATCAGGTGTGGGTAATCCTGTAACTAGGTGCTTTTACCCGTGTCACAAAGTTCCTGTCGTCGTCGTCATCTGTCAAATCAGGCGTACGCTTACCAGATACAAGTCGTAACACAAGAATTCCAAAGCTGTAGATGTCCACTTTGTAACTCAGATGCTTGCTAGATATGTATTCCGGAGCAACGTGACCGTGAGTGTCACTGCCACAGCAGATGAAAATGAATAACTAGTTTGAACATGACCACATCTGACGTTTATATCTAAGGAAAAAAGTCAATTTGTTTTTGGCTGTGATATGAGAAATTTAAAACTTACACTATTAACATTCCCAAAAGACGAATCATCAAAAGCTGAAAATTTTGCGAAGCTGAAGTCTGACACCTTGGCATTGAAGTTAGCATCGAGAAGAATGTTTTCTAGCTTAATATCTCCGTGTACAGAATACACGTGCTCGTCCGTACCCTCGTGAAGATAAACGAGTGCGCTAATTACTCCCATCATAATCTTTACTCTTTTAGGTCagttgatccgaattatggattcggattgACAATATCTGAGTGATACCCTGCGGTATTGTCGATTTGTTTACACAAACAAGGTAAACAcataattgaagcaagccaaaaagtaatccattcaattcgaaaatccaacatataacagttcatgagattccaagggtcaccaaaaccccttgagaatcgaaactcaacagtcatatttgtttattacataataaaatccaaaactatgaaattttcaaaaaactatatcaaattttGTCCTAATTT is a genomic window of Cryptomeria japonica chromosome 7, Sugi_1.0, whole genome shotgun sequence containing:
- the LOC131856578 gene encoding cysteine-rich receptor-like protein kinase 34, which codes for MGVISALVYLHEGTDEHVYSVHGDIKLENILLDANFNAKVSDFSFAKFSAFDDSSFGNVNSLFIFICCGSDTHGHVAPEYISSKHLSYKVDIYSFGILVLRLVSGKRTPDLTDDDDDRNFVTRSWRLYKEDRLDELIHPELLDCEGFELSSIIRSIKIALWCVLRDPFLRTTTSRVSRMLSTEEEIPQLPDDSISMEPHRLEQKGRQSEVEIEEIEEVRA